The Streptomyces sp. 11x1 genomic sequence GAACTCACCCTGCCGGCACCGGCGGACCCCGCCGATCTCTACAGCGCCCTGTGCGACGCCATGAGCAGACGCCGCGGCCGCCCCGTCCACTACCGCACCGCCGCCTTCCCGCCCGGTACGGCCAGTGGGCTGTGGCTGGACATGGCCGAGCAGGACCTGGTCGTCATCGAGGAACGCACCGCGCCCGACCACCAGTTGGTGATCCTCGGTCACGAGCTGTGGCACATGCAGGCCGGGCACTGCGGACAGCACGTGGACGGCGCCGCCGTCGCCGCGCGCTTATTGAGCCAGGACGCCGATCTCGAGGAGACCGTGCTGAGGGTCGTCGCCCGGACCCGGTTCGACCTGTCCGACGAGCAGGACGCGGAGAGCTTCGGACTGCTGCTGGCCAGCAAGTGCCGTATGTGGCTGGCCGGTTCGGCGCTGCGCGGGCCGGTGCGCCGGGACCACCTGGCCGGCCGCATCGGGGCCTCGCTCGGCTACCGCGGGCCGCAGGGCTGAGCGGCACGGACGCCGAGACGCCGAGACGCCGAGAATTCCGAAGACATGGACGGGTCCAGCTACTACATTCCGGCCGTCGCGATGACGATCGCCCTCGCCCTCAAGACGCCCGCGCTGCTGCGGAACTGGGGCGATCCCCTGATCAGGTCCGTGTGCGCGCTGATGACCCTGGCCGCCCTGGTCTTCTGCTTCGCCGCGCCGCCGACGATCATCGAGCTGAACCGCGTCACGGGCGTCACGAACGTCTCGGCCGCCGTCGTCTATCTGCTGCTGAGCGCGTTCAGCGGCTCCTGCCTGGTGCTGATCACCAACTGGCGGGGCGGCCCGCCGGAGACGACCCGTCGCCTCTCGCGCCGCTGGATCGCCGGGTACGGCGCGGTGTGCGTGGCGATCGTGGTGCTGTTCGTGCTCGGCGAGGCCCCCGTCGAGCGGGTGCGGGACTTCGACACGTACTACGCGGGCGCCCCGTTCCTGCGCGAGATGATCGTGCTGTACCTGACCGGGTTCATGGTCGCGGGGCTCGCGATGAACGTGATGTGCTGGCGCTGGGCGCTCCAGGTGCGCGGCTGGCTGCGCGCGGGGCTGCTGATCATCGCGTTCGGTTTCCTGCTCAACGTCCCGTTCGCGGCGGTCAAGCTGATCGCCGTGGTGGCCCG encodes the following:
- a CDS encoding toxin-antitoxin system, toxin component; this encodes MRRLCGELVGELTLPAPADPADLYSALCDAMSRRRGRPVHYRTAAFPPGTASGLWLDMAEQDLVVIEERTAPDHQLVILGHELWHMQAGHCGQHVDGAAVAARLLSQDADLEETVLRVVARTRFDLSDEQDAESFGLLLASKCRMWLAGSALRGPVRRDHLAGRIGASLGYRGPQG
- a CDS encoding MAB_1171c family putative transporter; amino-acid sequence: MDGSSYYIPAVAMTIALALKTPALLRNWGDPLIRSVCALMTLAALVFCFAAPPTIIELNRVTGVTNVSAAVVYLLLSAFSGSCLVLITNWRGGPPETTRRLSRRWIAGYGAVCVAIVVLFVLGEAPVERVRDFDTYYAGAPFLREMIVLYLTGFMVAGLAMNVMCWRWALQVRGWLRAGLLIIAFGFLLNVPFAAVKLIAVVARWQGGDLDYLSTYVAPVLSSVGAQVCAVGFCLPLAGERLGDSWTIWSMYRRLGPLWRELRPVWAQASHEVRISWWAPARLQMTQRESDIHDGMLSLYPYFDAEVRAKAYDAAVASGSEPVQARAEADAAMVTAAVRAKADDPEGRVISSAPADAPAPPAENPRDLVRMSIALRQSPVVAAAREWAAATRSGSDFHERTP